The following DNA comes from cyanobiont of Ornithocercus magnificus.
TGCTGTTGACTAACGACGGAAAGGTGTTGCGGATTTGAGGTATCAGAGTTCGGCGTACCTCTTCGCGGAAAGACAGCACGGCATTGTCTTTCAATACTGGATACTCATCTATATCATAGGGATCTGATCTGCGGAGCGGCTTCCAGCTTGTATTCTCATGTAGTTTTAGTTTCTCTAGCGGTGAAGAAAAATTGAATTGTTCCAGCCGACCTGCGCCATCGGATATGAGAATGATAGATTTCTGTGCCAGAGCCTCACGCAACTGTGTGAGAGCACGAGCTTTAAGTATATCTGGCAGGCCTAGCAGAGGCTCATAGTAGTCTAAGATCCTTAACTCTTCTTCCATCAGAATTAACCAGGAGCCACGCTCATCTCTAGAGCAACCCATTGTGGCTTCCGCTGCCTGCATTGCGTCTCTGTAAAAAGCAAGCCAACGGTAGTAGGACTTTTCCTTCATTGTTTTCCTGGCAGCTGCGCGGCCACTAGGTATCTCTGGCAGTAGTGCTTCTGCCTGGCGTAGAAATAGCCTGTCGTCTCGCTCGAGGTTCATGGCACCCCAGCGCTGCCGGTATTCCCAGAGCTCAGTGTACCGTGCTATGTCCTCAATAGACCAGCCAAGCTCTTTAAGCTCGCTACCACGATGGGCAGTTTCCTTTGCCATGCTTTGCCAATCTAGATGCTTGACGAGCGTAAGGGGAGATCTCTCGGCTTAAGTGCATAAACATTGGTAGAGGCTACTGGGGTGGATCTATTCCTTTGAAGGTAATACTTAGTATAAGTGCATATTCATAGCATACTGCCAAGGAGAATCTTACGATGTAATGGGTCTTGAGTACGTAAGGGCTGAAGCTAATCTTTCCCACCTTAACTGTATTCATCTACTCTATCCTTTTGACTAGCATTTGGGCCGCAGCCTTCGCATTGTATTATTGCCAAAAGGATGATTAACAAACTATAATTGTTAACTTGTCTCTATCGCCATAACCCGGCCCTGTGCTAGATAGCTATTATTCAAGCCCAGACACTAGCCGCACATCTTGACTCTTCCATTCAAAGATAACTAGCTTAAGACTTACAAACACTGACAGCTAGCAACAGTACTGCACTAGGCACTCAGTTTTAGTGCTGAGCCTATAACTAGATATCTCCTATGCAAGTCACATAGAGTGCCCCACTATGGGACAATAGCAGCACAAGCACTTAATTAAGTAATTGCACCTTCGAAGACGGGTCTGAGCCGAAGACACTGATCAAGAAAACAGAATCTACAACATCAATTTACTATAGATATTTGGAGGCATGTGTCAGGGAGAGCATTTAGCATAAGAAGATTAGCAAAGCGAGTAAAATATTCGCTGGGTGCTAACTAAAATGCAACGGCTGGTATAGCTTTTAAAAGTGATTAGGGAACGGCGTAGTGATTAGCCTGGGCATTTTGACAAAATCCACAGCGGAGTTATTTAGTAATCTTGCAGCTGGGGATTTGCAGAATATGCCAGAGGCATAGCTAGATTTAGCCACTGC
Coding sequences within:
- a CDS encoding DNA polymerase III subunit epsilon-like 3'-5' exonuclease, producing the protein MAKETAHRGSELKELGWSIEDIARYTELWEYRQRWGAMNLERDDRLFLRQAEALLPEIPSGRAAARKTMKEKSYYRWLAFYRDAMQAAEATMGCSRDERGSWLILMEEELRILDYYEPLLGLPDILKARALTQLREALAQKSIILISDGAGRLEQFNFSSPLEKLKLHENTSWKPLRRSDPYDIDEYPVLKDNAVLSFREEVRRTLIPQIRNTFPSLVNSSRPEPASSWNPL